A genomic stretch from Psychrilyobacter piezotolerans includes:
- a CDS encoding ABC transporter ATP-binding protein → MTNYILEMKNMRKTFLGGKVVANDDITLNIVKGEKHAIVGENGAGKSTLMKILNGLYTPTSGTISLNGKTVDIKGPGEAAKLGIGMVYQHFMLVPTLTVAENMILGVEPTKGMNLDINKAREDVRKVSEKYGLAIDPDAIISDLSVGIQQRVEILKILFKGADLLIFDEPTAVLIPQEVKELYKIMDNLIEEGKTIIFISHKLQEVLDISDNITVIRRGKDVANFETKDATKQKIANAMVGRPVLFTTEKPEVTIGDKIVEIKDLNVKNNKGLPAVKKVSLDIRAGEVLGIAGVEGSGQSELVEAITGLRKIESGDFTLNGESLAGKTPRHITLAGLAHVPEDRHARAAVSEFSVRDTFAFGVHREKFTKNKILLDVDKLEKEADFFMEAHDIRPRGTKTAFGKLSGGNQQKIIVARELEKKHDFIIASQPTRGVDIGAIEAIHKLILEEKKTGKAVMVVSAELSEILNLSDRIAVMCGGEVTGILDREDATEEKIGILMAGGKL, encoded by the coding sequence GTGACAAACTATATTTTAGAAATGAAAAATATGAGAAAAACTTTTTTAGGTGGAAAAGTCGTAGCAAATGATGATATCACTTTAAACATAGTAAAAGGGGAAAAACATGCTATTGTAGGAGAAAACGGTGCCGGTAAATCCACACTGATGAAGATATTAAACGGGTTATATACTCCTACATCGGGAACTATATCTTTAAATGGAAAGACTGTAGACATAAAAGGACCTGGAGAAGCAGCTAAATTGGGAATAGGAATGGTATATCAGCATTTCATGTTAGTACCTACCCTGACAGTTGCAGAAAATATGATCTTAGGTGTAGAGCCCACTAAGGGAATGAACCTGGATATAAACAAGGCTCGTGAAGATGTGAGAAAAGTATCTGAAAAATATGGTTTGGCTATAGACCCGGATGCTATAATATCGGATCTTTCAGTTGGAATCCAGCAGAGGGTAGAGATCTTAAAGATATTATTTAAGGGAGCTGACCTGCTTATATTTGATGAGCCAACAGCTGTACTTATTCCCCAGGAAGTAAAGGAACTATATAAGATAATGGATAACCTTATTGAAGAGGGGAAGACTATTATATTTATCTCCCATAAACTTCAGGAGGTATTGGATATTTCAGATAATATCACAGTAATCAGAAGGGGAAAAGATGTAGCAAACTTTGAAACTAAAGATGCCACAAAACAAAAAATTGCCAATGCCATGGTAGGCAGACCGGTACTATTTACTACTGAAAAACCAGAAGTTACTATCGGTGATAAGATAGTGGAGATCAAAGACTTAAATGTGAAAAATAATAAAGGGTTACCGGCAGTAAAAAAAGTATCCCTTGACATAAGAGCAGGAGAGGTATTAGGAATTGCAGGTGTAGAAGGATCCGGGCAGTCGGAACTTGTAGAAGCTATTACAGGATTAAGAAAGATTGAATCTGGAGACTTCACTTTAAATGGTGAAAGTCTGGCTGGTAAAACTCCCAGACATATTACATTAGCAGGATTAGCTCATGTACCGGAAGACAGACATGCAAGAGCAGCAGTATCAGAATTTTCAGTTAGGGATACATTTGCCTTTGGGGTACATAGAGAAAAATTTACAAAGAACAAGATATTGCTCGATGTAGATAAGTTGGAAAAAGAAGCAGATTTCTTTATGGAAGCTCATGATATAAGACCTAGAGGAACAAAAACAGCCTTTGGAAAATTATCAGGGGGGAACCAGCAAAAGATAATTGTAGCCAGAGAATTGGAGAAAAAACATGACTTCATCATAGCCTCTCAGCCTACAAGGGGAGTAGATATTGGAGCCATCGAAGCTATCCATAAGCTGATCTTGGAAGAAAAGAAGACTGGAAAGGCAGTGATGGTAGTATCAGCAGA